A stretch of the Deltaproteobacteria bacterium genome encodes the following:
- the miaB gene encoding tRNA (N6-isopentenyl adenosine(37)-C2)-methylthiotransferase MiaB: MRKVYVETYGCQMNEHDSERMLSILKEDGYGYTDNPKDADVIIINTCSVREKAEHKAYSSLGRYMELKHRKHNKVVVFSGCVAQQDGKELIKTFKDVDVIVGPSNVHRIGELIARIDHDGHVIATSENTGQSRFKNPVKNIIGIKAYVTIMEGCNNFCTYCTVPYLRGREVSRDAREIVDEVYALAGSGVKEIILLGQNVNSYTDQSTSLYELLSMLNDINGIERIRFITSHPKDLTDKLIRAFADFGKVCPHIHLPVQSGSDRILKLMARGYTTTDYIKKIEKLRNIKPDIAITSDFIVGFPSETDDDHDSTILFIKQVYYDNIFSFKYSDRLLAKASRFDNKVGDDDKAGRLKELHETQLRITKSIYSSLVNTVQRVFVEGKSKKQGRMQGRTGHNRIVNFEGAADPGEVVDVLINDYSDNALYGSVKNKKVNNVN; the protein is encoded by the coding sequence ATGAGAAAGGTTTATGTAGAAACTTATGGATGTCAGATGAACGAACACGACTCTGAGAGAATGCTCTCGATCTTAAAAGAGGATGGCTACGGTTATACCGATAATCCAAAGGATGCCGATGTAATCATTATTAATACATGCAGTGTAAGGGAAAAGGCCGAGCATAAGGCTTATTCAAGCCTTGGCAGATACATGGAACTAAAACACAGGAAGCACAATAAGGTTGTTGTTTTCAGTGGTTGTGTTGCACAGCAGGACGGTAAAGAGCTTATTAAAACATTTAAAGATGTTGATGTTATAGTAGGCCCTTCAAATGTTCACAGGATCGGTGAGCTGATTGCACGGATCGATCATGATGGGCATGTAATAGCTACATCAGAGAACACCGGCCAATCCAGATTTAAAAATCCGGTAAAAAACATAATCGGGATAAAAGCTTATGTTACGATCATGGAAGGATGCAATAACTTCTGTACATACTGTACCGTTCCTTACCTGAGGGGCAGGGAGGTTAGCAGAGATGCAAGGGAGATCGTTGATGAGGTTTATGCTCTTGCCGGGTCTGGGGTTAAAGAGATTATACTGCTTGGACAGAATGTAAATTCATACACGGATCAATCAACAAGCCTTTATGAACTATTGTCCATGCTTAATGATATAAATGGCATTGAGAGAATAAGATTTATTACATCCCATCCAAAGGATCTTACCGACAAGCTGATTAGAGCGTTTGCAGATTTTGGCAAAGTCTGTCCTCACATACATCTGCCGGTACAATCCGGTTCTGACAGGATACTTAAACTTATGGCAAGAGGTTATACGACAACGGATTATATAAAAAAAATTGAAAAACTAAGGAACATCAAACCGGATATAGCTATTACATCTGATTTTATAGTAGGTTTTCCATCGGAAACCGATGATGATCACGATAGTACAATTTTATTTATAAAACAGGTATACTATGATAATATATTTTCATTTAAATACTCCGATAGGCTCCTTGCAAAGGCGAGCCGGTTTGATAATAAGGTGGGTGATGATGATAAGGCCGGGAGATTAAAAGAACTTCATGAAACACAGTTAAGGATAACAAAAAGTATATACAGCTCTCTTGTTAATACGGTTCAGAGAGTATTTGTGGAAGGGAAGAGTAAAAAACAGGGCAGAATGCAGGGCAGAACCGGGCATAATAGAATTGTAAATTTTGAAGGTGCGGCAGACCCTGGTGAAGTTGTTGATGTTTTGATCAATGATTATTCAGACAATGCCCTGTACGGCAGTGTTAAAAATAAGAAGGTGAACAATGTTAATTGA
- a CDS encoding bifunctional nuclease family protein, which translates to MLIEMKVAGVMVDPVNLTPIVALKDSENKYTLPIWVGVSEASAIMMEMEGIKPPRPYTHDLLRNVFNTLGVIVTKVEITELKDNTYYAIIFLRAGDLNISIDSRPSDAIALALRMAAPIFVEKSVIDKSIESIISASTVSDVNPEEKKKTYDELLKHFKNADFGKYKM; encoded by the coding sequence ATGTTAATTGAAATGAAAGTAGCGGGTGTAATGGTTGACCCTGTAAATCTGACACCAATAGTTGCACTTAAGGATAGTGAAAATAAATATACCTTACCTATATGGGTTGGTGTTTCTGAGGCAAGTGCTATTATGATGGAAATGGAAGGTATTAAGCCTCCCAGACCATATACACACGATCTGCTCAGGAATGTATTTAATACACTCGGTGTTATCGTTACAAAAGTAGAAATTACGGAATTAAAAGATAATACATACTATGCGATTATATTTTTAAGGGCCGGCGACTTAAATATCTCAATCGATTCAAGGCCATCAGATGCAATAGCACTTGCACTAAGAATGGCAGCGCCCATTTTTGTTGAAAAATCGGTTATTGATAAATCAATAGAATCCATTATTTCTGCTTCCACCGTATCGGATGTAAATCCCGAAGAAAAAAAGAAAACCTATGATGAATTATTAAAACATTTTAAGAATGCTGATTTCGGTAAGTACAAGATGTAA
- a CDS encoding diguanylate cyclase has protein sequence MNNGKVLIVERDRFYRELYSDLLTGIGYEISINDSYDIAPSNLEDFDLIIYEPNKHEESFTVLTSILKAQPYKPEIMIITSGDVQKYKAMFNPSDQQYTYIKKPFDDNKLINLVTNAISKRRLYIDKDKLAREGMEYFILLEVYKRASEILSQKSIDDVLKKLTSAMVIELKAYKAMIWLRDDADNFNIVQSFGYETEPYDESTSFNWKGFKYKVAFNEGYYIIKKDSKSVMYVLIQSNDGHIYAMLRLVKEGLEGFSIQDVRIMRTLATFGSIAIANAIELSSKIPDTLRAGDLPAYTYKYFIEYTENEIRRAHRMHGMFSLSVVSIENYRELVETFGKNHVNAIFKKIADLMNEVLRDADTLSLSEHSNMLNLFLPDTDYFGSIITIRRIKNQLKQNLYITDGLITKNVEIVIGAATYPVDGTTVQTLLSKAYESANKTKSGILKQVSAIEYTSFAEFADKIIDSFSRMDKDGKTVNAVFTLTKDRGQEIIDLISSDMIERPYMRGMLFVGLPFITKQMTILREQYKLHNSSTKFYIMGKKTVGEDIDISYAPVIIMDEDFGNRYFIFNLNEEYAYGFVAVEQPDNTLKAFHTSEPLLVEEFIAVLQEKYFLQRQI, from the coding sequence ATGAATAACGGTAAAGTACTTATAGTAGAGCGGGATAGATTTTATAGAGAGCTTTATTCCGATTTACTGACGGGCATAGGTTATGAAATTTCAATAAACGATAGTTACGATATTGCTCCATCGAATTTGGAGGATTTTGATCTGATCATTTATGAACCAAATAAACATGAAGAATCATTTACGGTTCTGACTTCCATTTTAAAGGCCCAGCCTTATAAGCCTGAAATAATGATTATAACATCGGGGGATGTGCAGAAGTATAAAGCCATGTTTAACCCATCCGATCAGCAATACACATATATAAAGAAGCCGTTTGATGACAACAAACTGATTAATCTCGTAACGAATGCAATTTCAAAGAGGAGATTATATATAGATAAAGATAAACTTGCCCGAGAAGGTATGGAATATTTTATACTGCTCGAAGTTTATAAAAGGGCGAGTGAGATATTATCACAAAAAAGTATCGATGATGTTTTAAAAAAGCTTACAAGTGCAATGGTTATAGAGTTAAAGGCTTATAAAGCCATGATATGGTTAAGGGATGATGCAGATAACTTTAACATTGTACAGTCCTTTGGTTATGAGACAGAGCCTTATGATGAATCAACATCTTTTAACTGGAAAGGATTTAAATACAAAGTTGCATTTAACGAAGGCTACTATATTATAAAAAAAGATAGCAAAAGTGTGATGTATGTACTTATTCAGTCCAATGATGGGCATATCTATGCAATGCTCAGGTTGGTTAAAGAAGGTTTAGAAGGCTTTTCTATTCAGGATGTAAGAATTATGAGGACGCTCGCTACATTTGGAAGCATTGCTATAGCTAATGCAATAGAGCTTTCAAGTAAAATACCCGATACATTAAGAGCAGGCGATTTACCTGCCTATACGTACAAGTATTTTATAGAATACACGGAGAATGAGATTAGAAGAGCCCATAGGATGCATGGTATGTTTTCCCTATCGGTGGTATCTATAGAAAATTATAGAGAGTTGGTTGAGACATTCGGCAAAAATCACGTGAATGCTATTTTTAAAAAGATAGCCGATCTTATGAACGAGGTTTTAAGAGATGCTGATACTCTTTCCTTATCGGAACATTCAAATATGCTTAACCTTTTTTTACCCGATACCGATTATTTCGGTTCCATTATAACCATACGCAGAATTAAAAACCAGCTTAAGCAAAACTTATACATAACGGATGGATTAATAACAAAGAATGTGGAAATTGTAATAGGTGCTGCAACGTATCCAGTTGACGGGACTACAGTGCAGACCCTTTTGTCAAAGGCTTATGAAAGTGCAAATAAGACTAAGTCGGGGATATTGAAGCAAGTTTCGGCAATAGAATACACAAGCTTTGCGGAGTTTGCCGATAAAATAATAGATAGTTTTAGTCGTATGGATAAAGATGGAAAAACCGTAAATGCCGTATTCACCCTTACTAAAGATCGCGGGCAGGAAATCATCGATTTGATTTCATCCGACATGATCGAAAGGCCTTATATGAGAGGTATGCTGTTTGTCGGTTTACCTTTTATAACAAAGCAGATGACGATTTTAAGAGAACAGTACAAACTTCACAACTCCAGCACAAAATTTTATATTATGGGTAAAAAAACAGTGGGTGAAGATATTGATATATCTTATGCACCCGTTATAATCATGGATGAAGATTTCGGCAATAGATATTTTATATTCAATCTTAATGAAGAATATGCGTACGGATTCGTTGCAGTAGAACAGCCTGATAATACGTTAAAAGCTTTTCATACCAGCGAGCCGCTGCTTGTTGAGGAATTCATTGCTGTTCTTCAGGAAAAATATTTTTTGCAGAGGCAGATATAA
- a CDS encoding DUF4388 domain-containing protein produces MVKIKGKILIADVDQKSVVLIKDTLKTQGFTVFSALNGAKALELIIENIPDIIILSMTLTIVATEKLRDIVRANPNTDKLPIIFLGTPEQLKKLNNSGEKIITKPFRVDELINLISGIYQKRQKAIELSREDKEIEGNISQISLIDLLQIFSMNKKDGTITIYSEKSNGFIYLQEGNIINATIGKAEGVKALFRLIGIRVGKFEFVPHRALTPTRINSTTESLLMEGMRHIDEMNKHKSELPSYDGVVALKKKLSDIPKQVRTITQEVLLLLEFYSNVEDIVDNCTFPDYDVLRVLKALVEKGIIEINTKILTKEKIKEESLLANEEVYKLLEYVSTNRHIKLEMHRGRVVMLPTNHNSLKIFLNSMANMPKFSFSSSFTRSAKDDVLLGNIGFITLTDLLSIELLSIPPAEEYSPLWTALSGSAVGAVAIFDKESREVMDSFVKAIGKFKQIGGLPFAYVFINPSTKEQGKNAVLAIRKLLGLNNDDPVFIINEYSTEGIKVLPELIRRVINV; encoded by the coding sequence GTGGTTAAAATAAAGGGCAAGATCCTTATAGCAGATGTAGATCAAAAATCTGTAGTCCTTATAAAGGATACCCTTAAAACTCAGGGTTTTACAGTATTTTCAGCTCTTAATGGGGCAAAGGCGCTTGAACTCATAATAGAGAACATCCCGGATATTATAATACTCAGTATGACTCTAACGATTGTAGCAACGGAGAAATTAAGGGATATTGTAAGAGCAAATCCAAACACAGATAAATTGCCTATCATATTTCTCGGGACACCGGAACAATTAAAAAAACTTAATAATTCCGGAGAAAAGATCATCACAAAACCGTTTCGTGTCGATGAACTTATCAACTTAATATCAGGCATTTATCAAAAAAGGCAGAAGGCTATAGAATTATCAAGAGAGGATAAAGAAATAGAAGGTAATATATCACAGATATCGTTAATCGATCTGCTCCAGATATTCAGTATGAACAAAAAAGACGGTACCATAACGATATATTCAGAAAAGAGTAACGGGTTTATTTATCTCCAGGAAGGGAATATCATAAACGCTACTATAGGTAAAGCGGAAGGTGTAAAAGCTCTGTTCAGATTGATTGGTATAAGGGTTGGGAAGTTCGAATTTGTTCCACACCGGGCATTGACACCGACCAGAATAAATTCTACGACGGAATCGTTGCTGATGGAAGGTATGAGGCATATAGACGAAATGAATAAACACAAGAGCGAATTACCCAGCTATGATGGAGTTGTAGCGTTGAAAAAAAAGTTATCAGACATACCGAAACAGGTGAGAACCATAACACAGGAGGTTTTATTATTGCTTGAGTTCTATTCTAATGTAGAGGATATAGTGGACAACTGTACTTTCCCCGACTACGATGTGCTAAGGGTTCTGAAGGCCCTTGTGGAGAAGGGTATCATAGAGATCAATACCAAAATATTAACGAAAGAGAAGATAAAAGAAGAAAGCCTGCTTGCAAATGAAGAGGTGTATAAGCTTCTTGAATACGTTTCTACAAACAGGCATATAAAGTTAGAGATGCATCGCGGCAGAGTGGTTATGTTACCGACAAATCATAATTCGCTTAAAATATTTTTAAATAGTATGGCAAATATGCCAAAATTTAGTTTTAGCAGCTCATTTACACGATCAGCAAAAGATGATGTTTTACTTGGTAATATTGGTTTTATTACACTTACAGATCTCCTGAGTATCGAGCTATTATCAATCCCGCCGGCGGAAGAGTACAGCCCACTATGGACTGCACTATCAGGCAGTGCTGTTGGTGCAGTAGCTATCTTTGATAAGGAATCCAGAGAGGTAATGGATTCATTTGTTAAGGCAATAGGAAAGTTTAAACAAATAGGGGGACTTCCATTTGCTTACGTATTCATTAATCCATCAACAAAGGAGCAGGGCAAAAATGCAGTGCTTGCTATAAGGAAACTTCTCGGTTTAAATAATGATGATCCTGTTTTTATAATAAATGAGTATTCAACAGAAGGGATCAAGGTGCTACCGGAACTCATAAGAAGGGTAATAAACGTATGA
- a CDS encoding histidinol phosphate phosphatase domain-containing protein, producing the protein MIDLHTHSLFSDGELLPSELVRRAEDIGIKAIAITDHVDFSNFIFVIEHIRKAAEELSDRKKTIKVLTGVEITHVPPDDIPALIELSRKHGADIIVVHGETIVEPVEHGTNLAAINGRADILAHPGFISLKEAKLAAKNHVYLEISGRHGHSFSNGYVSMIAQKAHAGLVFNTDAHAPYNLMDYDTALKIVRGAGLSENDFKNMLENSKNLIRRNGHELP; encoded by the coding sequence ATGATAGATCTGCATACACATTCATTGTTCAGTGATGGTGAACTGTTACCATCGGAGCTCGTAAGGAGAGCAGAGGATATTGGGATAAAAGCTATTGCAATTACGGATCATGTTGATTTTTCAAATTTCATATTTGTAATAGAGCATATCCGGAAAGCAGCAGAGGAACTGTCTGATAGAAAAAAGACAATAAAGGTTCTTACAGGCGTTGAAATTACGCATGTACCTCCAGACGATATTCCTGCACTTATTGAACTATCAAGAAAACACGGTGCTGATATTATTGTTGTACATGGCGAAACTATAGTAGAGCCGGTAGAGCATGGAACAAATCTTGCAGCTATTAACGGCAGGGCAGATATCCTTGCCCATCCCGGTTTTATCAGTCTGAAAGAAGCAAAACTTGCTGCAAAAAATCATGTTTATCTTGAAATAAGCGGAAGGCATGGACATAGTTTTTCAAATGGATATGTGTCTATGATTGCTCAAAAAGCACATGCAGGACTTGTGTTTAATACGGACGCACACGCCCCTTATAATCTTATGGACTATGATACGGCACTTAAAATTGTAAGGGGAGCCGGGTTGAGTGAAAATGATTTTAAAAATATGCTTGAAAATTCAAAGAATTTAATCCGGAGAAACGGCCATGAGCTGCCGTAA
- a CDS encoding homoserine dehydrogenase encodes MIVKKINIGLLGLGTVGSSVVKILSKKKAEYRRNYGFEFNIKKILVKRINAKRNVNVSNGILTTNPDSILNDPEIDTVIEVIGGLSPAKDMILKAIKNKKNVVTGNKHVLSLYGDKIIKEARKNNCFLGFRAAITGSHQILSHLYYGASVKSIIGVFNGTCNFILTEMEKSNKDFPEILEQAKQLGYAEADPSMDIDGTDTAHKVIIISKLLFGLNIKLEDFYVEGIRDIDIQDIQFSKELNYRIKLLGIMKRENNNVDIRVHPALVPINTSLALLKGAENGIQIDDELRGQGGLYAEGAGGDPTASAIITDLMGVANGSPISWPKQVSKLLIKRIKSINCKYYIRFNAINKPGVLANISSILGRFDININKVIQKGERLDTVLPIIIISDEAKENDVRKAIKLIGNLNVTKGKTKIIRIEENVF; translated from the coding sequence ATGATAGTAAAAAAAATTAATATAGGGCTCTTAGGTCTTGGAACAGTAGGGAGCAGCGTAGTAAAAATATTATCCAAAAAAAAAGCAGAGTACAGGCGTAATTACGGTTTTGAATTCAATATCAAAAAAATCCTGGTGAAAAGAATCAATGCAAAAAGAAATGTAAATGTTTCCAATGGAATTCTCACTACAAATCCGGATTCGATTCTTAATGATCCGGAGATCGATACTGTAATCGAAGTAATCGGTGGTCTATCTCCTGCCAAGGATATGATTCTTAAGGCAATAAAGAATAAAAAGAATGTTGTTACCGGGAACAAGCACGTGTTGTCTTTATACGGAGATAAGATCATAAAAGAAGCACGCAAAAATAATTGTTTCTTGGGATTTCGTGCGGCAATTACGGGAAGTCATCAGATATTAAGTCATTTATACTACGGTGCTTCAGTTAAAAGCATAATAGGGGTTTTTAACGGTACTTGTAATTTTATTTTAACCGAAATGGAAAAATCCAATAAAGATTTTCCCGAAATTCTGGAGCAGGCAAAGCAGCTTGGTTATGCAGAAGCCGATCCCTCAATGGATATTGATGGAACAGACACTGCTCATAAAGTAATCATAATTTCAAAATTATTGTTTGGACTTAATATAAAATTAGAAGATTTTTATGTAGAAGGGATAAGAGACATAGATATTCAGGACATCCAATTCTCAAAAGAATTGAATTATAGAATTAAATTACTGGGTATTATGAAGCGCGAGAATAATAATGTTGATATCAGGGTGCATCCGGCTCTTGTCCCCATTAATACGTCTTTAGCTTTACTAAAAGGTGCGGAAAACGGTATTCAGATTGATGATGAGTTAAGAGGTCAGGGAGGTTTATATGCTGAAGGTGCAGGCGGAGATCCCACGGCAAGCGCCATTATCACGGATCTCATGGGTGTTGCCAATGGTTCACCCATTTCATGGCCAAAGCAGGTTAGCAAACTGCTTATTAAACGGATAAAATCCATTAACTGTAAATACTACATCCGGTTTAACGCCATTAACAAACCAGGCGTTTTGGCTAATATCTCTTCTATTCTTGGAAGATTCGATATTAACATTAATAAGGTGATACAAAAGGGAGAAAGGCTTGATACCGTTTTACCCATAATAATAATAAGTGATGAAGCAAAAGAAAACGATGTTCGAAAAGCTATAAAACTGATTGGTAATCTTAATGTAACCAAAGGGAAAACAAAGATTATCAGGATTGAAGAAAATGTTTTTTAA
- the purS gene encoding phosphoribosylformylglycinamidine synthase subunit PurS encodes MLARIFIKPKRGILDPQGKAVLGSLHSLGFKNVDDVRVGKYIEVKLNTGDKAQAHSEVQKMCDTLLSNKVIEDFNYEIVEG; translated from the coding sequence GTGCTCGCAAGGATATTTATAAAACCGAAAAGGGGTATTCTCGATCCCCAGGGTAAGGCCGTGCTTGGCTCTCTCCACAGTCTCGGATTTAAAAACGTTGATGATGTTAGGGTCGGTAAATATATTGAAGTAAAATTAAATACCGGGGATAAAGCGCAGGCACATTCTGAGGTACAGAAGATGTGCGATACGCTTTTATCAAACAAGGTCATAGAGGATTTTAACTATGAGATTGTAGAAGGATAG
- the purQ gene encoding phosphoribosylformylglycinamidine synthase subunit PurQ, with amino-acid sequence MKAGVIVFPGTNCDRDTYNAIKCVMDARVDYVWYENKSLHHYQLIVIPGGFSYGDYLRAGALARFSPIMDALRSYVDRGGLVIGICNGFQILLESLMLPGAMQRNKTLKFVCDDAFIRIERDDTAFTMLYKKGDILKIPIAHAEGNYYAPPDLLDRIEHKKQIILRYVDQNGKRSEPSNPNGSINAIAGLCNDKGNILGMMPHPERASDGLIGSEDGKRIFLSIKKALG; translated from the coding sequence ATAAAAGCAGGTGTTATTGTATTTCCAGGAACGAACTGCGACCGGGATACCTATAATGCAATAAAATGCGTGATGGACGCACGGGTTGATTATGTGTGGTATGAAAATAAAAGCCTTCATCATTATCAGCTTATCGTTATACCTGGCGGATTTTCTTATGGTGATTACTTAAGGGCAGGGGCATTGGCAAGGTTTTCTCCTATTATGGATGCACTGAGATCTTATGTTGATAGAGGCGGTCTGGTAATTGGTATATGCAATGGGTTTCAGATATTGCTCGAGTCTTTAATGCTTCCAGGCGCAATGCAAAGGAACAAGACACTTAAGTTTGTATGTGATGATGCCTTTATAAGGATTGAAAGGGATGATACTGCTTTTACAATGCTTTACAAAAAAGGCGATATTTTAAAAATACCGATAGCCCACGCAGAGGGTAACTATTATGCACCGCCTGACCTGCTTGATCGCATAGAGCATAAAAAGCAGATTATTCTAAGATACGTAGATCAAAACGGGAAAAGAAGTGAGCCTTCAAATCCGAACGGTTCTATAAATGCAATAGCTGGACTGTGTAATGATAAAGGCAACATTCTTGGCATGATGCCGCACCCGGAAAGGGCTTCCGACGGGCTGATTGGAAGCGAAGATGGTAAACGGATCTTTCTCTCAATTAAAAAAGCGCTGGGATGA
- a CDS encoding YbjQ family protein, giving the protein MPDFLISTTESVSGYRVTEVLGTVFGVSVRSRSIVGNFLGNLRATIGGSQEGYVKMVTQSREEAINKMAEQAKNIGANAIIMMRFDSGEFDAGQGQAMNEVIAYGTAVKMEHI; this is encoded by the coding sequence ATGCCGGATTTCTTGATATCTACAACGGAATCTGTTTCAGGTTATCGTGTAACAGAAGTGTTGGGTACGGTATTTGGTGTTAGTGTTCGTTCGCGCAGTATTGTCGGTAATTTTTTAGGTAATCTGAGGGCAACTATTGGCGGTTCTCAAGAAGGATATGTAAAAATGGTTACCCAGTCCAGAGAAGAAGCGATTAATAAAATGGCGGAACAGGCAAAAAATATCGGTGCTAACGCGATCATTATGATGAGATTTGATTCGGGTGAATTTGATGCAGGACAGGGACAGGCAATGAATGAAGTTATTGCTTACGGAACAGCTGTAAAGATGGAACACATTTAA
- a CDS encoding MFS transporter, producing MEKMRTKYSAYRWVVLIVFMYAIALNQFLWLNFASIETVVRQQLDIKVFEVGLLTSIFPILNIILSAPVGSLLDAKGFKFTVSIGVIIMGISVLLRLKYNSYLWLFAGQFGIAVSQPFILNSVSKFASTWFGRNKGVMANGLGSTAMFIGMIAAMLITPILVNSEGLENVLYIYAGITLPGSILFLLLGKDNPSLIPALKEEEKEYTGKNAYKSILNIKDMLMLIAIMFIGIGFFNGLMTWMNELLSINGFTTVQTGTIGAVIIGGGILGAVIIPLLSDSFKRRKPFLIIATLVGGVVMYPFLNTRSIAVTIVLGAVIGFFVISLLPLILQMTTEIVGERLTGTATGLLMLIGSVGAVAVIYLMEGIKDITNSFHNSIWLLLVLFVAALILTILIKETHPDRAKK from the coding sequence ATGGAAAAGATGCGGACAAAATATAGTGCATATCGATGGGTAGTATTAATTGTGTTTATGTATGCTATTGCATTAAACCAGTTTTTGTGGCTTAACTTTGCATCTATAGAAACAGTTGTCAGACAACAGTTAGATATAAAAGTATTTGAGGTTGGTCTGCTTACATCCATCTTTCCAATACTAAACATAATACTATCAGCGCCTGTCGGCTCCCTGCTTGATGCAAAGGGCTTTAAATTCACCGTTTCAATCGGAGTCATTATAATGGGTATATCCGTATTGCTAAGGTTAAAGTACAACTCATACTTGTGGTTGTTTGCCGGACAATTCGGCATAGCAGTATCACAGCCCTTTATTTTGAACAGCGTATCGAAATTTGCATCCACTTGGTTTGGCAGGAATAAGGGCGTTATGGCAAACGGGCTCGGGTCCACGGCAATGTTTATTGGTATGATAGCGGCCATGCTCATAACCCCTATACTTGTAAACAGTGAAGGACTCGAAAATGTACTGTACATTTATGCAGGAATAACATTACCCGGGAGTATTCTATTTCTCCTGCTTGGTAAGGACAACCCCTCACTTATTCCTGCTTTAAAGGAAGAAGAAAAGGAATACACTGGTAAGAATGCGTATAAAAGTATATTAAACATAAAAGACATGCTTATGCTTATAGCAATAATGTTTATAGGTATCGGATTCTTCAATGGACTTATGACATGGATGAATGAGCTTCTTTCAATAAATGGTTTCACTACAGTTCAAACAGGAACAATAGGTGCTGTTATTATAGGAGGCGGTATACTGGGCGCTGTTATAATCCCTCTGCTTTCAGACAGTTTCAAGAGGAGAAAGCCATTTCTTATAATCGCAACACTTGTCGGAGGAGTAGTAATGTATCCGTTTCTTAATACCCGCAGTATAGCCGTAACGATAGTTCTCGGCGCTGTGATTGGTTTCTTTGTGATATCTCTTCTGCCGCTCATACTGCAGATGACTACAGAGATCGTGGGTGAAAGGCTCACAGGCACTGCAACGGGTCTTCTTATGCTTATAGGTTCTGTCGGTGCTGTGGCTGTAATATATCTTATGGAGGGCATCAAGGATATCACAAACAGCTTCCACAACTCTATATGGTTACTCCTGGTACTCTTCGTGGCAGCCCTTATACTTACAATTCTTATAAAGGAAACACACCCGGACCGTGCAAAGAAATAA